TACCTGTGACAGGTTGCCCCCTTCaagatgtgctgagataccactgagacccctgttctgccagcctgggcccctttTAACctctcttgctgagccaggctcttaagcctCCCCTAGCACACatgcaggcagggccacaccccactgcagaaagacacagacactgagatcagctctgggaagactcagcttaagggacttgccccagcactcaggtgcccacctcccttggagtgcagacccaaaggtatattgtcttgcgctgtagAGAAATCTATATAACATACACTCATAAATTCGcccccttcctcaatgtggaggaagatatgcacaactcttcctcccccccattagaaattacagaaactgggtttaataataaacaaaacacattttactAACTATAAAAAGGCAGATTAAGTGGTTAAAGGGGTAGCAAACAGGATAAAGCAGATGACTgagcaaataaaatgaaacacccaaactaagcttgattcactaaagaaacaggttacaaaaatgtaatatttcaccctaaatgttgaATTAGGCAGGATGTAGAGTTTCTGTAGCTCAGTGTTCTAGTTATTTCTTACACACTGGACCCCTGTTCCAGTCTGGACTCACCCCCTACCTTTCTAgtctcctttgtctcttcaggttcTTTCAGCAGTCCTTCTTGGGTAGGCCGTGGAGGGGAGAGTCTGGAATGCCTTCCCTCCCAGCCTTAAAGGCAGGAAGCCTTCTGTTTCTGAAACTTGACCTCCCCCCTCCTCTCAGTGGAAAATTACTACAAGTCCAAGATTGTGTTTAGCACCAGGGAATCTGGTGGCACAGAGATTAGGAGACTTGGCTGAGATGTCACTGATACAGTGCTGAGAATTGATCCCCAATCTGAGTCCCAGCATTCTAATCATTGTACTTCAGAGCTATTCGCAGGTAGTCAGTCAAGTCAACAGTTAAGAACTTGGGTACACTGGGTGGTCATATGAAGCTTTAAAGGTGAATGTACCTTGTAGCGACTTGTATTCAACAATTAAGAGATACCGTGCATGCAACAAAGTGGGCTAAGGCATGGAGTGTAAATTCTTGTGTTTGTGTTAGTTTTAAGTGTACATCTGTTCAAAGCCTCAGATACTTATTGCTTTTGCTGTAACAGAGGACTGGCGGTTTTTCAACACCACCGCTGATATTGTGAAACTGTTCTTCACCATCCAATAAATATTAGTGTCCTTTGTTAATTCATGtggtgtttttttctctctctctctctctcccccccccccccattcaggTTTTCCTAGGACACTGGTGCAAGCTGAAGCACTTGACAGACTCTGTGAACTGGATCTAGTGATCAATTTAAATATTCCATTCGAGACGCTAAAAGATCGTCTAAGCGCTCGTTGGATTCATCCAGCTAGTGGAAGAGTGTATAATATGGAGTTCAACCCACCTCATGTACATGTAAGAGAATTTACCCCATTAAAGACTAATTTAGCTGGAGAAAATTTAAATCTACTTCTAAATCAGTGAAGATGTCTCCGCTCAAGAACGGCTTattagtctttttaaaaatattaggggGAGAAATCCTGTTCTACTCTAATAAGTAGTGAATGCATGGGAGTTGAATTCTTCTTGCTAGATGAGTTTTAGAAAACTAGTTAGGTTCTTCATGCTCAGGGGCCTTAAGAGGACAGCTGAAAGATTGTGTGCAAGGCTGTTTCCAATCAGACAAGATTTATTTAGGAAAATAAGATTTATGTTAATCATGGTGTAAGAAAATGTCCTACTATAATTACTGTGGTCCAGAATACCACAGTGTTTTATTGTGCAGTCACGGCACAAGTGATTATCCTGGGAGTTATGCAAGCTAGCACACAGATGCCATTGTTATCAAGGGAAAATACAAGGTGTTTTACAGTAACTGGTACTAGTGTCATAGATCAATGTTAATTATCCCTTTTCCTCAGATTTTTATCTACTATATATATTGTAGTAAGTAAAGTGTCTTTCAGTGATATCATCTTACATGAATGCAAGTTCTTTATAGCTGGCCAAATTCTATCCTCCGTTACACCCATGTAACCCCCATGGCTCACTGTGTGGCACTGGTTTAATCTGGCACAGTGTTCATGATGTATTGTTTGTCTTGTACGCAGGGGATCGATGACATCACGGGTGAACCATTAATCCAACGGGAAGATGATAAACCTGATGCTGTTGCTGCTAGGCTAAGAAAATACAAAGATGCTGCAAAGCCAGTAATAGAATTATATAAGTGAGTTTGAATGCACACAAGTAATACAGACAGTGCCTGTAAAAATAAGTGTTAAGTTTTCATCTCCACAAGTCTGTTCTTGGCTTGCTCAGGGATATCTTGAGGTGGCCTCTCCCAAGTAAAATTGCGTATGTGTTAAGATTTTTGCCTGGCCATAATCATCAGCCATATGCTATACCTTTTGGGGGCTGGATTCAGGGTCCCACTTGAGTGGCATATGGCAAGCGTAAAGAGCTGCAGTGGGTCAAAGAActctcccagggcaggagcagtgTAGGGGTAGTGGAAGGGGTGAGGATGGGAGCAGAAATGATGTACCTGTTGTGCTCGCTGCTATGGGGATTCTGGGCTGCAGAGCAGCCCTGGTGAAGCTGCCTTAAATTAGAACACACCCCAGGGCTGCTGTACCTTATGCCAAGGCCTGTTTCAAGCCCTACAGAAGCCCAGACCTCAGGCAGTGAGATGTGAttcctttgcctttctttctcctctgctgccACTGGTTAGCTAGATTCTGTGCTCtgtctcctctttttcttttcagcCCAAAGCAGAGCCTTCCTTGGGTTCAGCTCAGGGGATGAGGCTAATTTTCCTGTTAAATTTAATTAGAGAGAGATTCTCCACTTCTCTATTATGCTTAGTCTGCTGCATAAGAACAGTTGACTCTTTTCAGTGCACATAGTGTTGTGTTTAGAAAGTGGCTAACAGGTTTTGGGTGCAGCCTAAATGACGATGAATACAGTTATTACACATGTCTCTAAGAGAATAGAATTGTATGCATGGTTTttaatctagatttttttttttttttttttaaaggagctttCTGTctaggtccctccctctccccccctttttttttttttggtgatcaCCTCAGCTGTCAGCTTTAGATTGTGCTGGTGGAATCACACGGCTATTTCAATCATGCATCTGTAAGCAGATGTTTATGAGAGGAATTGTGATCTGTTGACTGGAGCACAGAAATGgagccatctgtaaaatggaaacatcCCCACCTGTCTCTTAAGGATGCTGTGTGTTTGACTGAAGCtggaagattttaaaattaacatttctgaTTCTTTTAACTTCTTTAGGTAGAGTCTCTCCAAGCACTGGACAGTGAGAAAGAGAAAAGCTTAGAGacacaacaaaaccaaacctgTGCATAAAAGTGTAGCAGAAAATCAGTTTTAAGACTCCAGATAAATGGAGGTTAGTTACTTACTGGCAGCATGTCCCAGGCACAAAGACCACAACAGCTTTCTTTAAAAGTTAAAACAGACtcatgaattatttgcattgttgtagtgccttggagccccagtcatgggccggGACGCctttgtgctaggggctgtacaaacaccacAAAGATAGTCCCttgttccaaagagcttacaacctaagtataagatgagagacaacagatgggtaTGGTGTCAGCGTGCTAGGCAGTGTTCTTAGCACACCAGTTGCCTTCACATACAGTTTTATCTCGTGAACAACGGGGAAAGTGGAAAGGACTATCTCAACCCTCCATATTTATATGTGCACTAGCAAACCAGACATTGGTGTACGGCGTAcaaaaaaaagtctctcaagaAGTTTGGAAGAACTTACTCCACTAACATTTTGAATGTGACTCACCAGCTACAGCTTCCTTCcctgtaatttttttcattttatttttctgtaccaGTAAACATTTGGAGCCTGATGTAATAGGGCTAATCACATGAGTAAgattattcatatgcttaaatatTTGTAGGACTGGCTCTTAAGAGAATGTGGTCGTGTTCTTGCCTATGCTGTGATTATTTTCGAGCATGTTTTGCAGTACTTGCTGTGCCTTGCTTTCAGCTCTGTGCTAACGATCTAGCGATTGAGACTGAACGTTTGAAAGCAATGCAGCATTCGGTAACACTTTAAAAGTTGAAATTAGTCATATGGAATGAAAGGGACATGAAGTACAAGGGATTGAGGCCCTAAGTCACCCAGGACCTTAAgcgtgtgagtagtcccactgaagcttGTGACACATGCGCTTCACTTTACATGTTTACGTCTGAGTCTAAGGCTTTTACCCTGCAGTTGTTCCTCTGATGACACATCCATTATAATGAGCTAGGAAATACACTGTAATGAGCAAAGCTGCACTGCAGAGGGACAGACTGTATAAGTCTCTTGTATATAAAATGTACATCTCATCCAAGATCCTAGGTACATCCTTGGGCAGGTAGCCCAAACTGCCGCCCTTCCTGCTGCAGCCACGCTGCTATTTGTAGCACATGTagatctacctgagctgggaatcacacctcccagctgcaatatagacataccctaagtagtGAAGAATCAACGAGTAGATTAGATGAACATTAAGCATAATCGgctttttgtttctactggcAATTACACAGCGCTTACCAAAAATTTGACCTGAAACTTGATCTGCAATCTAGAATGTTTATTCGAGAGCTACATTCATTTTTGTTGGTTATGCTCCTTTGCATATGAAGGCAAAGGATCATAGACACTGCATAGTCCTAATGTGTTCCAGAATTTTCAATCCATTATACTGATTTCTaatcttaattatatttttcaggAGCAGAGGAGTCCTACACTCATTTTCTGGGACAGAGACCAACAAAATCTGGCCTTATGTTTACACTCTGGTTTCCAGCAAGATCCGGCCTGTCAGTTCCAAAGAAGCTGATTAACCATCTTATGTAGAGGATCAAGAATTTAATATGGttgttcattttgtttctctgtgcCGTATTGGTGCTGTGCCCAGTTAGAGGATAGTACAAAGTCTAGAACAACTTCTTGGGTTTACTGGAGTTTACGGTTCTGGAAATGCAGTTACAGCCAGCGTTAGGGTGGAAAAGAACTTTCTGTTAAAGGTGAAGTCTGCTGGAATAAACTTTAGTTTTCATGCTATAAAGTATTGCTGATGTGATCTGGGAACCCTAATCAATGATGCAGATTTAGATATACTCTTTgtcaaaagcaacaaagaatcccaTGGCACCTTGTAaactaacagacctattggagcataagtttttgtgggtgaatacccactttgtcagattcTCAAACTTCaagtgcgtctgacgaagtgggtattcacccaagaagttttatgctccgatacgtctgttagtctgtaaggtgccacgggactctgtcgctttttacagatccagactaacacggctacccctctgatattcttTGTCAAGTCTCTCTAACCTGTCACAGTTCCCTCCGACCTACTCTGAAGTCCATGTATATATGCAACATACTGCTCCATCACTCCACAACACCCTTTTCCTTGCAAAAGCTCTACATGGCaacttttttattctctctgagAAATAAAAACCCTAAATGCAGACTTTGACCCCATGGGGAATCAGTGAGTAATGTGGAAAATATTTACACTGAAAAGCTCAAATGTGAAGACAACATTTCCAGTATtaataaacagagaaaaaaaaaatcctgagggTTAAACATATACTTGTGCTgtccaccaaaaaataaataaatgctgctATATGATCTAGTTTTCATTAAGTGGTATGATATATGCCAACCAATAGACCAGGAAACTGAGTAGGCCTAAGTTTGTCCATGAGAAATGAGTTGCACTAGTTTGTGCTTCGGTTGTTTATAACTTTAACACTACAAGATATGGGCATAGTGTATTAGTTTGTCCCCAAGATTTATTCTAATGgctctcttcttcttttttttttttttttttttttaatttctctggaGTCTAGACCTTATATCTATTCTGCCTTATAACTGAGATTCTTTCTTTTCTAAGTATACAGGGGGCATTTTGGGGAGAAGTACTCTTAGCAGGGGATTACTTTTTCACATAATAATGGAACACTTCAGGTCTGGTCTTTCAGGTCTTACACAGACACAATTCTCATTGACATCTGTGAGAGTCATGCTCATGTGTTGGATGGCAAGAGTGGCAACCAATTGGTGGTATTTAAGCACTTTGTGAATCCAAAAGCAAATTGTTTATTCTTGTACATTCCTTGATAGTCAGGCAAAACTGACTGTTACTTTCTGTACGCAttgttgttgtagttgtgttggtctcaggagattagagagacaaggtggggaggtaatatctttcattgaaagttggtccactaaaagataatGCTTCATCTGCCACCTTGTCTCTGTTACTTTATGCTCAGTCTAGTCTTGTGCTTGAGGTTTTGTTCAGTTAAGCATGCAGCTAATCTAAAAACACTACTCAGCTTTTTGCCAGAAACCTTTTCAAGCACTGAATAAAAACACTGCGTTTTTCTACAGGTGTCTCGATTTTTATATAGGCTTTTTTCTCTGTTCAGATTTTTAGCTTCTGGTTACAGCTAATGGAATGGGAAAgctttactgtatttttttttttgtcttctgtagACATTAATTTCCAGTTTACAGCTACAGCAGCAGTGATCTGAACTACTagtgattctttttttaatttgtgggagGAAATATTCCTGGATTGACAATATTACATGTGAATGAATTGTTGTGAACAAACCCCTTTAAGGTGTATGAAATCTCTTCCTCTGTTTCCTTTGTTCCTATTTTCGTGTGTTGAGTCATGAAGCTAGGTGTACTGGTGTCTTTTCTAAACTGGGATGAGTGTAAATTTGTTTGACTTGATCTTTAATACTTACAGTACCTAATTAACAGGGGGTGTGATTTACCTCAGAAGGCCATGTCTCCTCAAGTTGCCTTATTTTATAAgctatttaagaaaaaacaagatGTGTTTTTGGGAAATAAGAAGCTGAATTTTACAGAATAGCCGAGAACTCTTTACCAAGCTGTTTCAGTTGCATAGCTTGCTACAGTCCACATGATTATCAGTAACTAACCAGAAGAGCTACATCCATATTACAATAGACCACTAGTTTTCAAACTTCATGTTTTTGCAGACCATTTCAAAATGGCTGAGGGTCTCGGTGggccacttaatgatctttccaaatgttgtttgtaccgttagctaactattgtaatgcgctttggataaaagcattatattaaaaaaaaaaaaaaaaaacaccttaataATTTAACGTTTTttattctacaaataaaagcacatagCTCATATTTTAGTAtcagtcttacctttctaatgtgatggatgtaccctctctcccccaccacagcagccacagagctgaggctgggaaggaggaaagtATCTCCTCCGCCACAGctttggagctggggaaagtcgcctctttctctgaccACTGCACCCCTAAATTCCTGCCCCCTCTCACCTATCCCCTACTCTCCCCGAAGCCACtatctcaccttacatgtgcgtcctctccagggtccaggcacctaattagtggagccacgcaggCATGGCTTCACTAACTAGGTAAGTGGCCCTTCATTTTGTCATGTGCAGCGGCcaaggcatgcaccttagagggagcTATCCATGGACCACCTGAATAGAGCTCGTGGGCCACTAATGGTCCGCAgagcacagtttgagaacctctgcaatAGACAATTTGATTAATTACAACAGTTAACAAGCAGGGCAAGTGTCTGCTGCTGAAATGTCATAGTTTCTGCTTTTTGCTCTCGAAAATACACTCCTAAAGAGTGGCTATAAATCTGTAGGGGGAGGATTCTTAGGTGGAACTTAACTTTGGCTTTCTGAGGcctggggagattttttttttttttttttaaagcaccaaaaGAATTGTCATCCTACATTAATGCATTTAGCATCTTCCTGGCTGGGAATGTTTGTCTTGGCATTCTTTTGTGATGGGAAGACAGTGGGTTATCGATATGTTTGCACCTTCCCTTCTTTCATACCACTCACATTACACTGGCCCAGTAGTGCACTAGATTTCCATCAGCCTTATTTGGGATTCCATGTTCTTCCCTATAAATCATAGCCCCCTCCTGCGCCTGGCAGTAGAAGGCACACTCTGGCAGTCCCAGAGTATTGCAACCAATTGGCCATTGTCATCACTACCCCATCAGACAGGCAGGCATCCTGTGACTATTTGCATCTTAGCCATGATGAGGCTGAGCAGTATTGCACAGTACGCTCTCTCACTGAGGACTGTGACTGTTGCATTCACACTAGTATAACTAGGAAGTTGGACCCTATTTTGATTATAGAACCACTGTGAAATGTGGTGAGGTCAGTGCCTGCCTAGCTGGAATGCATGGCTTTGATCTGGGATCAGACAGCTTTCTAAATGTCATTACTGTCCCTTTCTAAGTGAGACAAAGCAGAATTGGTATTTGCACTGCTGTGGTATGAAAAGGCTGAGTGGAAAAACCCCAATGGCCTGAACCGATCTCTCCACTAGTGTATGGGGCAGGGttttggggtgtgtggagggAACAGCCTAGAGGACATGAGAGATGTGTGCAACCCTTCCTGGGAACCTATGTTGTTCACCAGGGTGTGTATCCATAGGgttttgggggcagggccaagaATGGGAGATGTAGCACCAGTTATGAATCTGTCGGGTTGGGAGGCCTGGTTCTATCCATTCTCCCCTAGTTGTCTTCTACTGAAGGTAATGATATAAAGGAGGCACTGAGGTGTTCTAAGGCCTGCTCTCAATGGGAGActtcccactgacttgaatggagcaGAACTGAATTACAGCACTAACAAGGTTCTCTGGTGTGGGAGGACAGGGAACAGCCGTAGAGCATGTGGGAGATCTGTGCTAACTTTATGGATGAGGAGATCCTAAAAGGGATCTACCATCCATCTAGTTAAAACATACTTGTAATGATTAGTTCTTTCCACTAGTAGGACTATACTCGAAACAAAAGAAAGGGCTCAAATTCATAAtatatgttagcaacaaaagggatTATTTGAAAGTAAAACTGCTGCTTGAAGAAACAAATGAGGCTCTTGGAAAACCTCTTTTTTCGCAAAGGGGTTAGGTAAAGAtatttgaattatttaaaaacatgctaATATAGGGACAGTGGGAGTTGCTTGTGTGCACATCTCTGACTTTGAATGCTGGTGTGTTCCAGTCACTGCATGggacaagcagcaaagaatcctgtggcaccttatagactaacagacgttttggagcatgagctttcgtgggtgaatacccacttcgtcagatgcataggGCAGATCACTGCTGGATTTCTAGCCATCTTAGGAATCGCATATGCTGTAGTAGTCACTGTTTGTTGCCATGAGTGTCCGTTCTGTGGGATGAGGATTGCCAGAAGGGAAGGCGCTAGGGCAGCAGTCTTCTGAGCACTTGCATTCCCACATGCTACTGAGAAGTGTGATGGAGGGAATGCCAAGTCTGGGAGATGTCTGGATGGAGCCCTTGAAAAGTGACTGCTG
This sequence is a window from Chelonoidis abingdonii isolate Lonesome George chromosome 7, CheloAbing_2.0, whole genome shotgun sequence. Protein-coding genes within it:
- the AK4 gene encoding adenylate kinase 4, mitochondrial isoform X2; translated protein: MLFHSAICGHCFVKTTAEDKGQAGGLDPDPDRCADRTVCEGKVGVLAKQYLERGLLVPDHVITSVMMMELEKKQSQHWLLDGFPRTLVQAEALDRLCELDLVINLNIPFETLKDRLSARWIHPASGRVYNMEFNPPHVHGIDDITGEPLIQREDDKPDAVAARLRKYKDAAKPVIELYKSRGVLHSFSGTETNKIWPYVYTLVSSKIRPVSSKEAD
- the AK4 gene encoding adenylate kinase 4, mitochondrial isoform X3, which codes for MASKFLRAVVLGPPGSGKGTVCQRIAESFGLQHLSSGHFLRENIRAKSEVGVLAKQYLERGLLVPDHVITSVMMMELEKKQSQHWLLDGFPRTLVQAEALDRLCELDLVINLNIPFETLKDRLSARWIHPASGRVYNMEFNPPHVHGIDDITGEPLIQREDDKPDAVAARLRKYKDAAKPVIELYK
- the AK4 gene encoding adenylate kinase 4, mitochondrial isoform X1 yields the protein MASKFLRAVVLGPPGSGKGTVCQRIAESFGLQHLSSGHFLRENIRAKSEVGVLAKQYLERGLLVPDHVITSVMMMELEKKQSQHWLLDGFPRTLVQAEALDRLCELDLVINLNIPFETLKDRLSARWIHPASGRVYNMEFNPPHVHGIDDITGEPLIQREDDKPDAVAARLRKYKDAAKPVIELYKSRGVLHSFSGTETNKIWPYVYTLVSSKIRPVSSKEAD